A stretch of DNA from Danio rerio strain Tuebingen ecotype United States chromosome 10, GRCz12tu, whole genome shotgun sequence:
TGCATATTATAAAGGACACTGCAATGAATGCATATTTGAACTAATATGACCCCTTTCTTTATTTCCCCAGAAGTCCCCTGTACACTCAGAGGATGACAGTGAGCTGAAAAGAGACAGAAGCCTGAAGACAGTAAGTTTTTTCGATTCTGTGAGTGTCATATCCGGAGGTCAGAGCAATATGGAGCTTGGAGTTCAGACTGAGACCCAGCAAAGTTACATGAGCAGTGGACAGAATAAAGTGAAGCATGGGGGAGAAGGACTGGACAGCGAAGTTGCCCAGGAAATCCTTTACCTGGATGAGGTCCTTGAGGCCAACTGTTGTGATCCCAGAGCCGAAATGACTTCAAATGGGACAAGTTCCCCTGACACAGAGTCAATTAGAGTTCATGGAACTGGACCATCTGTGCACACTTGTGACACAACGGCCTTAAACCATCATGAAGTTGTTTTAGAAGGGAAAAAGCAGACAACTTTTGTTGATGATAATTACAACACCAAACCTAATGGTCATGCGGCGATGATAGGAAATAATGGCACAAGGTCACCTGAGTCGCCTAGGACGGCAATGAAGAAAGAGGCACGTTTTGAGCTGCGACCATTTCACGAAGAGAAAAAGCCATCGAAACTGTTTGACACCCCAACTGAGAAAGAAATTCGGGTGAAGAAAGTGAGACCCTCAGAAGAGGTCGCAGAGCTAGAGAGGGAAAGGCTGGAACTCATCCGGGGACAGGCAGTCAAGAAAAACCCTGGCATTGCAGCAAAATGGTGGAACCCACCTCAGGAAAAGACACTGGAAGAGGAGCTGGAACCAGAGCAGCTGGAGTCGCTTCGAAAGTATGAGGAGAGGAAGCAAAGGAAACCAGAAACCAACCGTATGCCGCAAGCTGCACCCAGACAGACTACCACCTTCATCCAACCTGAAATAGCAAATAAGGAGGACGTTGTCATGGAAGAGATTGACTTTTCTGCAGCTCGCAAGCAATTTCTGCAGATGGAACAAAGCAAGCATCCCACGGTCCCTAAGAGGAATGTGGCACCACAGCTTTACTCAGCCAAACCTTTCTTCAGGACTCCAGAGGTCACGCATGTAGAGAGGTCGTGCGGTTCTGTCACTGTTGCCAATCAGGAAGGGGTCACATCCTACGATGGAAGTGAAGTTACAACAGTCAAAGCTGAAAAGATTTACTGCTGCTCTGGAGAATCCTTCATACCCACGAAAGATGGATTATCTCAGAACGAGATGAAGGATGATGACTTTACTTGTGCCCGGGCAGTGATGACCATAGTGAAGGATGAGGATGTCGATTTGTGTCAACGTTCTTTCAACAGCTCCCACCACACAGAAGAAATCGACTCTGGGTTGGATGATCTATCACTACGGTCTCAGGACACCACTGTACTTGAGACGCTCTCCAATGACTTCAGTATGGATAACATAAGTGACAGCGGTGCATCAAATGAGACTATGAGTGCCTACTTGGAAAACTCTCTTGGGGAGTACTCTTTTCCCTCAACCCCGATGGCAACTACACCAATCAATGGAAAACACGAAATCAGTATCAAATCTCCAGGGGATCAGATTGGGACTTATCAGGGAGATGGTTTAACAGAAGAAGAGTTGGAATATCATGCTGGTATTCTTGTCCAAAACGCTATCCAGCAAGCCATTGCTCAGCAGAATGACAAATGGGAGCCACTTCAGGCTACACAACATTCGTCCCCCATCACAGAGAGACATGTGGAAAGTGTTCAACCACAACCCCTAGTGGAAAGACCCACTGTCACGCCACCTCCCAAAGTGCCATCCCCCCTACAGGAGAAAGAAACGGCTCCTCAAATAACTATAGCTCAAGCCACCCCAGTAATTCCAATGAACAATTACAAACCTCCCAGTCCGTCTCCTCCACCAAACGAGAAGCCAGAGTTCAGCTACTTCAGTAAGTACTCTGAGGCGGCAGAGCTCAGGAGCACCGCAACCGTCACTCGTGCTCAGGAAACAGAAGTGACCTCAGGGCCGTTCAAGCTGCGCTCACGCAAACAGAGGACCCTGTCCATGATCGAGGAGGAGATTCGAGCAGCACAGGAGCGCGAGGAGGAGTTGAAGAGACAACGGCAGGCGCAAACATTGCACCCACCGCGTGCACAAAAGCTGAAGGCCAGCACTCAGCCAAGCAAGCTGGTCCTCACTGGGAAGACAGCACCAGGTATGAACATTTACGTCAATATGTTTTCAACAACGATGGCgagatcacccaaaaatggagattatgtcagaatttactcactatttacaatTTGAGTTTCGTTCTTCTGCTGAAGACCTTCTGAAGTTGATCTTTGGAAGAAAATTGGAAAATTGTAGTGACCGGGTTCCAATTATCctaaaaatgtcttcttttggaACCAactgaggatgagtaaattgtgagtaaaGCTTCATTTTTTGGTAGAACTATCCCAAAAATAACAGTTGTGTtgcttattattgttaataattgcaAATTAAGATATTTCGGATAAAATCTAAGACCTCCCTGATCTTCCATTGACAGCAATTGTCTCTAGATGTTTAAAGTCCGGAAAAGTaccaaaaacatcctcaaaacagtccatgtgtctataaaaaaattatcaagaaGAATACTTTTTTGCATAcctaaaacaaaaattacaactTTATTCAACACTTTCTTCTCCTCCAGTATAGGACAAGAGTATCCAAAGAGTATCCagagtcctgcatagtttagctccaacttccttcaacacacttgtCTGTAGGTggctagtatacctagaaagaggttgattaactggttcaggtATTTCTGAtaggaactaaactttgcaggacaccggccctccaggacataGTTTGGGTACCCCTGGTACAGGGTATCCAAAGTATACGTGCAACATGCAACACACAAAGACACTCCCTACAGTGAAACTCAGGAAAGTCTttgaaactgttgaataaagtggttatttttgttttatgtgcacattAAGGTCTCTCGTAGCTTGATAATATACTGACTGGATCACTGAAGGCATGTGGTCTGTTTTGTATGGTTgtgtttttggtatttttctggTCCTTGAAACCTTTTTGGGGCTGTTGCTGTCTATGGTGGATGGGAGTGCTCTCGGATTTCATCTTAAATATCTTAATTAGTGTTCTGAAGCTCTaagagtttcccagagatgggttgcggcaggaagggcatcggctgcataaaaacgtgctggataagttgctggttcattccgctgtggtggccccggattaataaagggactaagccgacaagaaaaagaatgaatgaaagatctAAGAGGATTGAAATGACATAAGGTTGAGTAACTTataacagaatcttcatttttgagcAAGGGCAGAGTGACCATAGGGAACACCAGAACATTTCCCGGTGGCCCCATGGTCAATCGGGCCTGGCACTGTGAATCTGGTCTGATCCCCCACTTCATCCCCCCATTTCTCGGTCTTCACTTACCGATCGCTCAAGTGGCCTGGTGTTCAATAACTGTCTCTAGTAAATAAACTGTCCCAGTCCACCCctgtttttgagtgaactaatccATTAAGATGACTTCTTAAGTCGTCCCACAATTAACAGCCCTTCAAGACAAGCCATACATGATGCAAATGAGCTCTCAATCAGATAAAAGCTGCTCTTTGTACAGTTGTTCATAGATGGCAGATTGGTTTCGAGAAAAGTCTAATGCAAGCCAGGCGCTAAAACTGAAGACATTTCTGCCTCTGTAATTTGAGCTTTGTTGTTAATTAGCTGGTGATTGTCAGTCATATAACTGGAATCCTGGAAGTTCACTTCTTAGAGCTGCTTTAGTTTAGATTCTTTGCACGCCGTTGTCCCACAGGACTGCGCCCGCAGTTCAGCCTGAGTTACTTTTGCAAGCTGTGCTTTTTGAAGAGGCTTTAAAGAAAACTGCAGCAAAGACGCTGGGAAGATAGTGCTGTTTTCTACTTCATTAGCTTTACGACAGATGAATAATACTGTGTATTTACTGGGTAACAAATATATTTGCAAGCGTTAGGTATAGTGACAACTAACTATTATAATCTTTAAAACAGGATGCACATTAAAtgaatagtttacccaaaaaaaagtaaattcagtCATTATTCATTAACCCTTCGCTTTTTCAAAACATGCTTGAGTTTCTTTTTCTATTAAACATGAAAGTAGATATTTCGAAAAAAAAGCTGGCTGCTGGCACTCATCGACTACCATAGCATTCTTTCCAACTATGGAAGTCGGTAGTAAACTTACATTCTTCATCTTTTATTgttttcaatagaagaaagaactcataaaggtttaaaaccacatgacgaagaataaattatgacatcatttacattttgggtaaactatgcctttaaatgtttCCATTTGATCAGTTTAAATCCATGGGTAACAGGAGTTTCTCAACGCCACTGTCCCATAGAGGCTTTATTTAGCATGGTGTCATATGCTTAGCAGCACAGTATTTAATGTCATTGTGTCCTGTTCTTCTGGGCAATTGTCCATGTCTCATTTTTGATAATGAGATGTTTGTTTTGTACTGGAGAAGTTTATgtctgccctctagtggtcccaTAGGGAAGTAGACATAAAACCCTTAGTATTTTAtgtctaaaatgtattattttatatataaaaagaaaaactggGTCAGTAAACAAATCTGTTAAGTTatcttaatcgtttttacaaattgaagtagactgaacataaaacatttaggtTGTCCCCTTAAAAacacttaagaattgtgttgattgaAGGGACAGTTAaccctaaaaaaataaacatttatttttatagtcatttatttttgttttaacccTTTAtgatagggctgaacaatatatcgtttcagcatcgatatcgcaatatgtgtttctgcaatagtcacatcgcaggattagattatttatttaagtttaaaagataaagatattattaaatattatttactcattcgttttcctttgccacagcggaatgaacctctattattaaattttattttttttattaatttttatacactaatgaccatgttattttacatttgattgttcaatttctgtaaactgtaaaattaaaaaaagttaaggtaactcaaataaTTTATGGAAACCCATTGCaactttaaaaagtaatccataactgtgagtactgtgaacttaatccatttaattaataaagcaatttgagcacagtaaaacccaataaatgaatagaactcaaaccaactaagtactttaaaacccaaaaagttaaggcaactcaaatcgtttgaggaaaccgattactacaaaccatttgagttaaaaaaaaaactatatataaactctgtatgagtactgtgaacttgtaCTTGTTTTtgcttataatttattataatttatgcagatgcactgcatagaattATGCCAgttgatataaaataataaaatctttccaaatagagctattcaaatcatctggtgaaattatattcatattgcaatatacagttaaagtcagaattattagcccccctttaatttttcttttctttcttaaatattttctaaacgatgtttaacaaagcaaggaaattttctcagtatgtctgatattttttttattatcttattttttttatttcagctagaataaaagcagtttttaatcttttagacaccattttaaggtcaaaattactagttaagcctttaaatgtcactttaagctgtatgaagtgtcttgaaaaatatctagtcacatattatttactgtcatcatggcaaagataaaataaatcagttattagaaatgagttatgttctattatgtttagaaaagtgttgaaaaaaaatctgctctccgttaaacagaaattgaggaaaaaaatacacagggggtctaataattcaggggggctattaattcagacttcaactgtatatcgcagtaaaacaaaaatgcaatgtcagatttttccaatatcgtgcagcccttctTCATGGGTTTCTtactttaattaaacaaaaaaaaaaagcttgtttgaagaaagctggaaacctgtagtcATTGtttatctaaagcaggggtgcctaaacttggtcctggagggccggtgtcctgcatattttagggcctactcacactatgccatctgtaCCGTGCCTAAGCGTGGTTCatttgggctttggcacggtttgcttgtgtgtgagtgcaaaactcgctaaagcccgaaactgaaagcgagacgtgacttttaagggactgtttcatatggatttattaatcaatcttactgtttaATTAACGCAAaatgccgtagtttattaaatacacaaacccctcactgcacgactactgcgcaccttcagcaaacctcctcattcctgcagcacgagggctttgagattgtttatgagcgccaaaagtggtggtTCTGTgcagcgaaatatctgactgcgtgtcaccgcatccctaaggactgtttggcaaaatatctgactgcgagtcaccgcatccctaaggactaagGCGATATAACTGAATaattctccactgtgctgagcgagagcgctcactgaacagcgcagcatcgatgatgtaagcgtgcccaggcctgattgtagtgtgagtgcgggccgtcgggggagaagggaggggggacaagcgtactttggcccggtttgaggcaactaCATAGTGTGAATACAGccttagttccaaccccaattaaacacacctgaaccagctaatcaacttctttccaggcaagtgtgttgaaggaagttagagctaaactacgcaggacagcggccctccagagTTGAAAGTGTCAGCTGTTTAATGCTTAGTTAATTTGCTCTTGTATTTATGCAGTGTAGATAGTTTGTTTATTCAAACTGGCGCGATTTCTCTCAGCTTGCCCTGATTTAAAGGAATGAAGAACAGCATTGTGAGTGTCTACACTGAGTTCTCTGTGCTTCTAGTATCCATACTTGGGTCGTCATCAAGAATGTGTCTAAGACTCTTTCATGTCACTTAATTGATGAGGGATGAAAATCTTGCAGAAAAATACTCAAATTCCCAATGAATGCAGGCTACCTCAGAACTCCTTCGGGATTTgtcattttttgcatttatttttatggaaagtaaaTGCAAAGAATTAAACATTTTGAATCTCTcgattattattttgtattgcaATATTGTTTCTCAGAACTGCTAGTTCTTTGGctttctcgcaattctgacttcatttaaCAATATTAAGTTTACAATTCTAAGTACATACAAGTGTTGGTCATATGAGTATAATATCTTcaaaatgttgatttattttactaattacaGCAGTCCAGTCTTTAGCTCAGGTagtcatgggacgataactgttttcaaggtatacgaaatatggaaaaatcaaggttttaaagccaccaaaattttctgctatactatTCCTTCGgtatatgcaagttttttttttatgtttttgttttaagttttttaggacaacagtatctccagcagaaaatatatcaaaagaaatctgtgtttttgaaaccaataaagacagcagaaatcaatgattcatttgaattaattagcctgatgtttactgctccaaaatattataaatgtttcctaaaataaaacatattgtgttcgaTGGGGGGGTAAAGttcttgttttttacccagatatttaaaaagaacttattttaatcacaataccgtaaaacagtaaaactgtgaaatttttatccaaggttatcacaccaTCAGAATCTTAAACCGGCCCATACCTAAGCCCAGATGAGACGCTTCTGATGCTGTCTGTTGTTCAAGAGTGGCTTGACACAAGGAAATGCGACAGCTGAAACCCATGTCTTGCATACATCTCTAGTGGTTCTTGAAGCACTGACTCCAGCTGCAGTCCACTCTTTGTGAATCCCCCCACATTTTTAAATGGGTTTTGTTTCATAACTCTCTCCAGGGTGTGGCTGTCCCTATTGCTTGTACACTTTTTTCTCGAACATCTTTTTCTTCCCTTTGCCTAATAATGTGTTTGGACACGGCGCTTTGTGAACAGCCAGCCTCTTTTGCAATGAAATTGTGTCTTTCCCTCCTTGTTCAGGGTGTCAATGGTCGTGTATGTCAAAACTGTCAAACAAACCATCTTCCCCATGATTGTGTAGCCTACAGAATTAGACGGAGAGAGACCCTTTAAAGCCCTTTGTGGGTGTTTTAAGTTAATTAGCTGATAAGATGGTAGGCATGTgctagtataagattctgacggtatgataaccttagataaaaatatcccGGTTTTGTGGTATCACgggattactgctttaaaatatgttctttttaaatgtctggataaaatataaaatattttcccctatgaaagcaatatattttattttttgaaagatttaaaatgattttggaacagtaaacaagTCAGATTGACCGTAACACCACATTGGGTGTGCATTGTCATCTAATAATTCAATGGCACATTATCAATTATTTCTTACTTATTACTCCTGgcatatatttttaatgtgttcTGTGAGATATCCGGCGTGATATGGACCTGTAATGTGGTCAAaacctgcctggaactactttaAGTGTTGTATTTTCTACCCACGTGCAGGTAAAATTGAGAAGGTTCGTCCAGCTCCTCCAGCCTCCCCTTGCTCTTCAGACGGAGCTCTGCCGTCGCCTCTGTCTGATCTGGGCAGTGATGATTCTGGAGGAGCTCAGAGACCCAAGAACTTCATGCAGACTTTGATGGAGGACTTCGAGACACACAAAGTCAAGCGCAGGGAGAAAGCCGAGGACAACAGTGTAAGTCTCCTATGGCCAGAATCAATACTGTGTTTGTGAAAGTCATGGGATAGATCGATATGGAATAATTCATTGTCTGTGGTTTCTTCCTGTCTACACTACACATTGTTATCGCTGGTTACGACCAGTCAGATTAAGCGAAGATAAAATCAATCTTTATTTGGAAATAGGCCAATTCTACAAGTCAGACAGTAGAGAGTCGAGTTTTGCAGTTTTTGAATATATTTAGTCGATCTCCGGGTcttgcaggagcacttttagcttagcttagcataaataattgaatcagataagaccattagcatctcactcaaaattttttacaaaaaagtgtTGATAGTTGTCCTATTCAAACATCgactcttttgtagttacattgtgtagttaagaccaacagaaaatgaaagtTGCTGTTTTCTAGGCAGATatagctaggaactatactctcatacTGGTGTTATAACCAAGGAACTATGCTgcagtaccatggctgcagcaggcaccaTACTATGTAGCACTTTTAACTAGTAACCTAGCTGGAGACTACTGCATAATCAGTGTGGTGACCAGGGCCCGGTTGCATGAAAGTCCTTAAGCTAAGAAATCCCTTGGTGATTTAAATCACTAAATTTAATTGATTCAAATGAGTGATTTAATCGCTTAAATCCCTTAGTTTGAAGGTTATGGTTACCcgtatgccgagttcagactgcacgattttcaaagtcACGTCACAGAGGTTTTCCCACTGCATGATGaacatcataataccagccatacatgcAAAGCACAAATAAGGTCTTTCAATTTGGTCACGTCCTTCATCCTTTAACCAATctctgttttttaaatgtttgctcaCTTTTTTGCAATCTGAAGCGCGTCAAATGCACAAAACGCCCAATTTgcgcaacgcaatctcacggcaattcataacgtTTTGAtctagtagctaattcgtatgaatttgtacgatctaattcgtacaatttagtaagtTTTGCTCACCACCCAATGAAGactggggttgggtgccatgcgaATTTCGAATTtgtactaattagccactaaactgacaaaacgtaaaatacttgcgtttgctcgtgagatcaggctgatttgCGCCATAGTTTGTCTAATCCAATCTtagcattgacttcacatgtacaTCATTCGCACTTCATCCTCGTTTGCTTACGGTACAGGCTGTAAAACACCCCGCccccatgtaatgtaatgattgttcGGGCGCTCAAATACAATCACGTCTGCTGCGTATGTGACGTCTATAAATCatgtaaaacatttgcaaactgaaataaatatattttgattataGGGTTTAGAATAAGaggttttatgagattatttacctttttttcgattattttaaatttaatcaaGAATTTCGCAGGATCGCAAAAATTTGCGACTTTTGTTGATTATGTGTTGGATTTGGCTATCGTGAAATcccgaaaaactagggggtctgtaatagagctgtaatcgggccataaaaaatTAGGCCCGATAGGGCCTGAGTCCAACAGAATTCGTCTTGagcccgacaggtacattttgattgacagctttaacCCGTTTGCACCCCTACATGATTCAAATGTGCACAggcacagctcttttgcctttttcaAGTACACTCAACTTAATAGTGTAAAATTGTTGAGTGAACTaatttttttaagtcaacttaattcatttaattgtttgaAGAAGTTGATACAATATCATTTAAAGTTACATGAACAAAGGATTTGTCAACTCCAAAAATTGTTTGTTGTAACAAAAACCTGAAAAAGttacctggttgccttaaatttataAGTTGAATCAACTAAATATAGTTTGTTGAAACAACTAACTAAGACGTTTACACAATTGATCTATAATTAGGAGTTAAATGAACTTAAAGTTTGTTGCAACAATTAACAAAGTTTACAAATTTGACTCACAATTAAGACTTCCGTAATAACATTTTAACTTCAAGAATACATTTTCATTCAAGCAGATGTAAAGATATCaatttaataaattcatattGAAACTCATGTTTATTTTCAATGAAGCAGCTCcagataaacagatttattaGTATTCACTTCGCAAATGTTGACCATCCattcaaaaaaacatttgtagtcAATACATTAGCTTTCACTTGAATTGGCTGAGCTGATTCATCTATGGCTAAAATATCATCACATTGACTTGCATCAGAAACCTGCAGTTCCTCTTTTTCATCTCGTGCTCTGAAAGTGAGAAACCTTCGAGCTCATTTTGGAAAGTGAAAGATGAAGATGtagatttaaaaacacacacacacatccacaccaTCAAAAGCCTATTGAAAGAACACGCTGTTTCATGTCAACCACAGTCTTTCCCCTTTTGCTTTCTCGGATATCAGCAACATTTCTTCTAAAAGCTGTTATTTAGAGAACAAACCATGAAGTGCCTGTGTTTTGCAACTTTGCTGCACTGGCAGTAAAATCACATTCCATTATCATAATGCTGGCAATATAACAACTATTACTTTAAACTTGAGAGGGAATAATAGCATTGTTTTTGGCAAAGTAAACACTTTCCAGTgtgagtaaaataaattaatgacaaTAACGGCGGTTTTATGTTATACTTTTGCCAAGCGAAATATCCAAATGTTATTTAAATCCATCATTAGATGTTTCCTCAAGAACAGACAAAATTATATTTGGCGTCAGATTCAAATATGCTATTCCTCAGGGAGGGGTCTAACCAAAATATTTGAGATTGGGGTGGACCAGAATTAAAAGTTTAAGAACTGATGGCTTGTTCAATTTTGGTTTAATGAACAAACGTAATTTTATATACACAGAAAGCATAATAAATACAAGTAAAGTGTTGACTTTAAAGTTTCAAATAacatttggtgaaataaaatgtcaaaatattcataaaataatgTTCCAATGTCATTCAGCGTAACAGCAAAGTCCCCTTAAGTCAAGGCATTTCACgctgcggccatctttgaaatgcttcTCGGgtagtatgctcaggcattctgtctgaatgggaaaacatcaaattctccacaactgttagccaagcttacgattacattacaggaatcaccaataaaattaaacaacaactgtctcataagtttcatttctaaacattcaaatCAAACTAAATCTGCATTTTTCAGGTTGCCCGAGCTAACGCACATGTGCACTCAAAATGAAACGAGAACACGAGACCAACCTTATTTATGGCCGTGTTACACATGATCATCCTTTGGATAATGCTTTGTCAGATCACGCTGGACTTCTGAAGTAATttacaacttggtcttgatagcGAATCTCCTCCAGATATGACAGCAACATTTGTCAACTCTGG
This window harbors:
- the palm2akap2 gene encoding palm2 and akap2 fusion isoform X1; translation: MLVTAAERRRGKPEREEKGEDAAMMGTAILRKDPAYEMAEAELHKERLQALAEKRKRQAEIEDKRRQLDELVLQLQHFKSKAMRERWLLQGTPAALQEEDEDRRKQVEQDELHIKRLEDTIHRLESEICHLENEELQISAKEQVLRERLRETERSIEDLQKSLQNQDGDAVNYNCSQIPGLPELNSQTPVSASGDHQPPRKPALYAMEINVEKDRKTGATKILSASAVSPQDAHQRGVKVYDDGRKVIYEVRSGGSTTMENGTHAWSPGEMNQLMQQVGGKQQPSDGARVTVTPAEPQQTGGQLSAKEPKQDKKQNHSKGYEGEVTETPKASADKPVTMIFMGYHSIEDEEESKKLLGFDGTIKAEIVLIDEDDEKSLREKTVTDISTIDGNAADLVSGRPLSDTTELSSEGKEESSTKELPSTGSEKARSVLLTAENGLYPSATARFSDPQKSPVHSEDDSELKRDRSLKTVSFFDSVSVISGGQSNMELGVQTETQQSYMSSGQNKVKHGGEGLDSEVAQEILYLDEVLEANCCDPRAEMTSNGTSSPDTESIRVHGTGPSVHTCDTTALNHHEVVLEGKKQTTFVDDNYNTKPNGHAAMIGNNGTRSPESPRTAMKKEARFELRPFHEEKKPSKLFDTPTEKEIRVKKVRPSEEVAELERERLELIRGQAVKKNPGIAAKWWNPPQEKTLEEELEPEQLESLRKYEERKQRKPETNRMPQAAPRQTTTFIQPEIANKEDVVMEEIDFSAARKQFLQMEQSKHPTVPKRNVAPQLYSAKPFFRTPEVTHVERSCGSVTVANQEGVTSYDGSEVTTVKAEKIYCCSGESFIPTKDGLSQNEMKDDDFTCARAVMTIVKDEDVDLCQRSFNSSHHTEEIDSGLDDLSLRSQDTTVLETLSNDFSMDNISDSGASNETMSAYLENSLGEYSFPSTPMATTPINGKHEISIKSPGDQIGTYQGDGLTEEELEYHAGILVQNAIQQAIAQQNDKWEPLQATQHSSPITERHVESVQPQPLVERPTVTPPPKVPSPLQEKETAPQITIAQATPVIPMNNYKPPSPSPPPNEKPEFSYFSKYSEAAELRSTATVTRAQETEVTSGPFKLRSRKQRTLSMIEEEIRAAQEREEELKRQRQAQTLHPPRAQKLKASTQPSKLVLTGKTAPGKIEKVRPAPPASPCSSDGALPSPLSDLGSDDSGGAQRPKNFMQTLMEDFETHKVKRREKAEDNSFVHSVTSEVLEATRVTRRKSNMAVRWEAGIYANQEDAEEEEEEEEE
- the palm2akap2 gene encoding palm2 and akap2 fusion isoform 3 (akap2) (isoform 3 (akap2) is encoded by transcript variant 3); this translates as MKKKSPVHSEDDSELKRDRSLKTVSFFDSVSVISGGQSNMELGVQTETQQSYMSSGQNKVKHGGEGLDSEVAQEILYLDEVLEANCCDPRAEMTSNGTSSPDTESIRVHGTGPSVHTCDTTALNHHEVVLEGKKQTTFVDDNYNTKPNGHAAMIGNNGTRSPESPRTAMKKEARFELRPFHEEKKPSKLFDTPTEKEIRVKKVRPSEEVAELERERLELIRGQAVKKNPGIAAKWWNPPQEKTLEEELEPEQLESLRKYEERKQRKPETNRMPQAAPRQTTTFIQPEIANKEDVVMEEIDFSAARKQFLQMEQSKHPTVPKRNVAPQLYSAKPFFRTPEVTHVERSCGSVTVANQEGVTSYDGSEVTTVKAEKIYCCSGESFIPTKDGLSQNEMKDDDFTCARAVMTIVKDEDVDLCQRSFNSSHHTEEIDSGLDDLSLRSQDTTVLETLSNDFSMDNISDSGASNETMSAYLENSLGEYSFPSTPMATTPINGKHEISIKSPGDQIGTYQGDGLTEEELEYHAGILVQNAIQQAIAQQNDKWEPLQATQHSSPITERHVESVQPQPLVERPTVTPPPKVPSPLQEKETAPQITIAQATPVIPMNNYKPPSPSPPPNEKPEFSYFSKYSEAAELRSTATVTRAQETEVTSGPFKLRSRKQRTLSMIEEEIRAAQEREEELKRQRQAQTLHPPRAQKLKASTQPSKLVLTGKTAPGKIEKVRPAPPASPCSSDGALPSPLSDLGSDDSGGAQRPKNFMQTLMEDFETHKVKRREKAEDNSFVHSVTSEVLEATRVTRRKSNMAVRWEAGIYANQEDAEEEEEEEEE
- the palm2akap2 gene encoding palm2 and akap2 fusion isoform X5; protein product: MLVTAAERRRGKPEREEKGEDAAMMGTAILRKDPAYEMAEAELHKERLQALAEKRKRQAEIEDKRRQLDELVLQLQHFKSKAMRERWLLQGTPAALQEEDEDRRKQVEQDELHIKRLEDTIHRLESEICHLENEELQISAKEQVLRERLRETERSIEDLQKSLQNQDGDAVNYNCSQIPGLPELNSQTPVSASGDHQPPRKPGSEKARSVLLTAENGLYPSATARFSDPQKSPVHSEDDSELKRDRSLKTVSFFDSVSVISGGQSNMELGVQTETQQSYMSSGQNKVKHGGEGLDSEVAQEILYLDEVLEANCCDPRAEMTSNGTSSPDTESIRVHGTGPSVHTCDTTALNHHEVVLEGKKQTTFVDDNYNTKPNGHAAMIGNNGTRSPESPRTAMKKEARFELRPFHEEKKPSKLFDTPTEKEIRVKKVRPSEEVAELERERLELIRGQAVKKNPGIAAKWWNPPQEKTLEEELEPEQLESLRKYEERKQRKPETNRMPQAAPRQTTTFIQPEIANKEDVVMEEIDFSAARKQFLQMEQSKHPTVPKRNVAPQLYSAKPFFRTPEVTHVERSCGSVTVANQEGVTSYDGSEVTTVKAEKIYCCSGESFIPTKDGLSQNEMKDDDFTCARAVMTIVKDEDVDLCQRSFNSSHHTEEIDSGLDDLSLRSQDTTVLETLSNDFSMDNISDSGASNETMSAYLENSLGEYSFPSTPMATTPINGKHEISIKSPGDQIGTYQGDGLTEEELEYHAGILVQNAIQQAIAQQNDKWEPLQATQHSSPITERHVESVQPQPLVERPTVTPPPKVPSPLQEKETAPQITIAQATPVIPMNNYKPPSPSPPPNEKPEFSYFSKYSEAAELRSTATVTRAQETEVTSGPFKLRSRKQRTLSMIEEEIRAAQEREEELKRQRQAQTLHPPRAQKLKASTQPSKLVLTGKTAPGKIEKVRPAPPASPCSSDGALPSPLSDLGSDDSGGAQRPKNFMQTLMEDFETHKVKRREKAEDNSFVHSVTSEVLEATRVTRRKSNMAVRWEAGIYANQEDAEEEEEEEEE